The Zestosphaera sp. genome includes a window with the following:
- a CDS encoding ABC transporter permease has translation MSVFSLIKSEMLLVYGELIRRKQALFTYVAYPYIMTFFIIFVGSSVGSLENFEARVGSNPFLFFITASFNFLVILGIVDDVLWSPIYDDNIGTLPYVLSSTTPWFLRLLIIPIPRLVLTVILGFTSLVPLFTYLEGLEGLLTSLLLMGLAGLAGLLLSTFAILVACSISMLMGESWRLLNIVRPLMMILLGVFYPRVLMPLAVRVISYLLPSSHVVDLTLYTLVGKGTPEVLTVLTLLGASTALAVAYGPLSYSSTKSLETKKLREGVKT, from the coding sequence GTGAGTGTGTTCTCCCTGATCAAGTCAGAGATGCTGCTCGTTTACGGAGAGTTAATAAGGAGGAAACAAGCATTATTCACTTACGTCGCTTACCCATACATAATGACTTTCTTCATAATATTCGTTGGCTCGTCAGTAGGGTCGCTAGAAAACTTCGAAGCTAGGGTCGGGTCAAATCCTTTCCTCTTCTTCATAACAGCCTCGTTCAACTTCCTAGTCATACTAGGCATCGTGGATGACGTCTTATGGAGCCCCATATACGACGACAACATAGGGACGCTACCCTACGTACTCTCGAGCACTACCCCCTGGTTCTTGAGACTCCTGATAATACCTATCCCGCGCCTAGTCTTAACGGTCATATTGGGATTCACTAGCTTAGTCCCTCTCTTCACGTACCTTGAAGGACTTGAAGGACTCCTCACCTCACTCTTGCTGATGGGCTTAGCTGGTCTAGCAGGTCTGCTCTTATCAACGTTTGCTATTCTCGTAGCTTGCAGCATATCAATGCTGATGGGAGAGTCTTGGAGGTTGCTAAACATAGTCAGACCTCTCATGATGATCTTACTTGGTGTTTTCTATCCTAGAGTCTTAATGCCCTTAGCTGTTCGAGTGATATCCTACCTCCTGCCCTCATCACATGTGGTTGACTTAACGCTATACACGCTAGTAGGTAAGGGAACGCCTGAGGTACTGACCGTCCTTACATTGCTTGGTGCAAGCACTGCTCTAGCAGTAGCTTACGGCCCCCTCTCCTACAGCAGCACTAAGTCTCTAGAGACGAAGAAGCTAAGAGAGGGAGTCAAGACATGA
- a CDS encoding ABC transporter permease produces the protein MSFSDRIRLFINSAKTVFVSYVKAELLRSKGFFLGLISMATWLATLMLPMTLFREPETPASLVSTYMFVGIAIFQAYSVSTWDWGWELRYSLFGGVLENVIISGSSIFVMYVGIIPITISWLILSLSITYVMLSALITPPALQIVNPLLLLLSVTSLMIVLFAYAMILGSTLIASGTSGAIVEFVSWILPIATGGITPLANLPHTMRLIALLTPFSYPAELLRHSLGLTTLIMPEETMIAISILYPAAFLAFSYAYFRKQLSKLFKEGVKTASLW, from the coding sequence ATGAGCTTCTCTGATAGGATACGCCTGTTCATAAATTCTGCTAAGACAGTCTTCGTGAGTTACGTTAAGGCAGAACTCCTTAGAAGTAAGGGCTTCTTCCTAGGATTGATCTCGATGGCAACCTGGCTAGCGACCCTCATGCTCCCCATGACTCTCTTCAGAGAGCCGGAAACACCGGCGAGTCTAGTATCAACCTACATGTTCGTCGGCATAGCCATATTCCAAGCATATTCTGTGAGCACCTGGGATTGGGGCTGGGAACTCAGGTACTCTCTATTCGGGGGTGTCTTAGAGAACGTCATAATTAGTGGGTCAAGCATTTTTGTCATGTACGTAGGCATAATACCTATAACTATTAGCTGGTTAATACTGTCACTAAGCATAACCTACGTAATGCTCTCAGCACTCATAACACCCCCAGCACTCCAAATAGTGAACCCCTTACTACTCTTGCTGAGCGTAACGTCTTTAATGATAGTTCTATTCGCTTACGCGATGATCTTAGGCTCAACACTCATAGCCTCAGGAACTTCCGGCGCTATAGTAGAGTTTGTTTCGTGGATACTCCCCATAGCTACGGGAGGCATAACCCCCCTAGCCAACTTACCACACACGATGAGACTAATAGCTCTTCTGACGCCGTTCAGCTACCCAGCAGAACTCCTCAGACACTCACTAGGCCTCACAACCCTCATAATGCCTGAGGAAACGATGATAGCGATCTCTATACTATACCCTGCAGCCTTCCTAGCTTTCAGCTACGCGTACTTCAGGAAGCAACTAAGCAAACTATTTAAGGAAGGAGTCAAGACCGCCTCACTCTGGTGA
- a CDS encoding alpha amylase C-terminal domain-containing protein, giving the protein MSRLVSEGGLGFDMKWNMGWMHDTLYYMSRDPIYRKYHHDILTFNVWYVFYENFVNSLSHDEVVHGKKSLINKMSGDDWQKFANLRLLYGYMYAHPGKKLLFMGDEIAQWDEWSHERSIDWHILKYPEHAGVQAWVKDLNTIYRREPALHELDFRPEGFEWVDFRDRDQSVISFLRKDSGGDMILIILNFTPVVRREYRVGVPKEGLWEEILNSDLVVYGGSGVSNAPGVKSENLPYHNRPYSIVLTLPPLAALYLKYRG; this is encoded by the coding sequence GTGTCGAGACTTGTTAGTGAGGGTGGGCTAGGATTCGATATGAAGTGGAATATGGGGTGGATGCACGACACGCTATACTACATGTCTAGAGACCCTATATACCGTAAGTATCACCACGACATACTAACGTTCAACGTTTGGTATGTTTTTTACGAAAACTTCGTCAATTCTTTATCTCATGACGAAGTAGTTCATGGCAAAAAGTCTCTAATAAATAAGATGTCGGGTGATGATTGGCAGAAATTCGCGAATTTGAGGCTTCTCTACGGCTACATGTACGCACACCCAGGCAAGAAGCTACTCTTCATGGGTGACGAGATCGCTCAGTGGGATGAGTGGAGTCATGAGAGAAGTATTGACTGGCATATTCTTAAGTATCCTGAACACGCGGGCGTGCAAGCCTGGGTGAAAGACCTCAACACTATCTACAGGAGGGAGCCCGCCTTACACGAGCTTGACTTCAGGCCTGAAGGTTTTGAGTGGGTAGATTTTAGAGATAGGGACCAGAGCGTCATATCTTTCCTTAGGAAAGACTCTGGAGGTGACATGATTTTAATTATTCTCAACTTTACTCCGGTAGTGAGGCGTGAGTATAGAGTGGGGGTGCCTAAAGAGGGTCTCTGGGAGGAGATACTGAATAGTGACCTAGTAGTTTACGGCGGTTCAGGAGTCAGTAACGCGCCCGGTGTGAAGTCCGAGAACCTCCCGTATCATAACAGGCCGTACTCTATAGTCTTGACGCTTCCGCCCTTAGCGGCTCTCTACCTCAAATACCGCGGTTGA
- a CDS encoding ABC transporter ATP-binding protein, which yields MSREAVEVVKLVKKYLTKKRKGLLKSEKLVIEALRGISFTVNYGEVVGLLGPNGAGKTTTIKILSTLLLPDSGEARVGGFDVVKEASKVRKLIGVMLSVEKGFYGKLTGRENLIYFGSLYGLSGAELRRRVDEMMELVGLKELEAEDKLYEEYSTGMKARLSLARALLKDPPILLLDEPTLGLDPMSARKVRDLVKLLASREGKAVIYTTHNMFEAELVCDKIFLIDKGLIVASGSPEDLKNKVSDIKTVILQVKKGTGNLNAFLSKLADVTVGNTITEELDVNYVEIRFNIKSAEESLDKIIKLLSTEGLSMSSFKVVEPTLEDVFIYFTGGRT from the coding sequence ATGAGTAGAGAAGCTGTTGAAGTTGTTAAGTTAGTTAAGAAGTACTTAACTAAGAAAAGGAAAGGATTACTGAAGAGTGAGAAGCTAGTTATTGAAGCTCTGAGAGGAATTAGCTTCACAGTTAATTACGGTGAGGTAGTAGGGCTTCTAGGACCTAACGGGGCGGGCAAGACCACCACAATCAAGATACTCTCAACACTACTTCTGCCAGACTCCGGTGAAGCCAGGGTGGGAGGATTCGACGTAGTTAAGGAAGCTAGCAAGGTCAGGAAGTTAATCGGGGTCATGCTGAGCGTCGAGAAAGGCTTCTACGGCAAGTTAACAGGCAGGGAAAACCTAATTTACTTCGGTTCCCTATACGGGCTGAGCGGGGCCGAACTAAGAAGGAGAGTTGATGAGATGATGGAGTTAGTAGGACTGAAAGAATTAGAAGCTGAAGACAAGCTCTACGAGGAGTACTCGACAGGCATGAAAGCCAGACTATCACTAGCTAGGGCACTCCTGAAAGACCCGCCGATACTCCTGCTCGACGAGCCAACACTAGGTCTAGACCCGATGAGCGCCAGAAAAGTAAGAGATTTAGTCAAGTTACTAGCGTCTAGGGAAGGCAAGGCAGTAATATACACTACACACAACATGTTTGAGGCCGAGCTAGTTTGCGACAAGATATTCCTGATAGATAAGGGACTCATAGTAGCTTCAGGCAGTCCCGAAGACCTTAAGAATAAGGTAAGCGATATAAAGACTGTAATACTGCAGGTAAAGAAAGGTACCGGGAACCTCAACGCGTTCTTAAGCAAGCTAGCCGACGTGACTGTAGGCAACACAATAACAGAAGAACTTGACGTAAACTACGTAGAAATTAGGTTTAACATTAAGTCAGCGGAAGAATCACTTGATAAGATAATAAAGCTACTAAGCACTGAAGGACTATCAATGAGTTCTTTTAAAGTAGTTGAGCCAACTCTTGAAGACGTGTTCATATACTTCACGGGAGGTAGGACGTAG
- the glgB gene encoding 1,4-alpha-glucan branching enzyme yields the protein MSRGVVEYSLITDYDVYLFREGRHYKIYEKLGAHPLVVDGVSGTYFAVWAPNAVEVHVVGDFNGWKTGIHKLIPRRDGSGIWEGFVGGVRVGDKYKYYIVSKFGGYKVFKGDPYAFLWETPPKTASIVWDLSYDWGDDEWLRVRASKNSYEAPITIYEVHLGSWMRVPEEGNRFLTYRELADRLCDYVCYMGFTHVEFLPVMEHPFYGSWGYQVVGYYAPTSRYGKPQDFMYLIERLHKCGVGVIIDWVPSHFATDEHGLAFFDGTHLYEYEDWRKRVHPDWGSYVFDYGKGEVKSFLISNALFWIEKYHVDGLRVDAVASMLYLDYSRKPGEWVPNVYGGRENLEAIEFIKEFNEAVHKYYPGVLTIAEESSAWPKVSRL from the coding sequence ATGAGTAGAGGCGTGGTTGAGTATAGTCTGATTACTGATTATGACGTATACTTGTTTAGAGAAGGAAGACATTATAAGATTTACGAGAAGTTAGGTGCTCACCCCTTAGTCGTTGACGGAGTTTCAGGTACTTACTTCGCGGTATGGGCTCCTAACGCTGTTGAGGTACACGTGGTTGGCGACTTTAACGGTTGGAAGACTGGAATACATAAGCTGATTCCTCGGAGAGACGGCTCCGGCATCTGGGAGGGCTTCGTAGGTGGGGTCAGAGTCGGTGATAAGTACAAGTACTACATAGTTTCTAAGTTCGGGGGCTACAAGGTTTTTAAGGGCGACCCCTACGCGTTTTTGTGGGAGACACCTCCTAAGACTGCGTCTATCGTTTGGGACTTGAGTTACGATTGGGGGGATGACGAGTGGTTGCGTGTTAGGGCTTCGAAGAATTCTTATGAGGCACCCATAACTATATACGAGGTTCATTTAGGTTCGTGGATGCGAGTTCCTGAAGAAGGTAACAGGTTCTTGACGTACCGGGAGCTTGCTGACAGATTATGTGATTACGTGTGTTATATGGGTTTCACACACGTTGAGTTCTTGCCTGTGATGGAGCACCCGTTCTACGGTTCTTGGGGTTATCAAGTAGTAGGGTACTACGCCCCTACTAGCAGGTATGGGAAGCCTCAAGACTTCATGTACTTGATTGAGAGGCTTCATAAATGTGGTGTTGGTGTGATAATTGATTGGGTGCCTTCGCACTTCGCTACGGACGAGCACGGTCTGGCTTTCTTTGATGGCACGCACCTCTACGAATATGAGGATTGGAGGAAGAGGGTCCACCCTGATTGGGGTAGCTACGTATTCGATTACGGTAAGGGTGAAGTCAAGTCTTTCTTGATAAGTAACGCGCTATTCTGGATTGAGAAGTACCATGTTGATGGGTTGAGGGTAGATGCTGTTGCTTCGATGCTCTATCTAGACTATTCTAGGAAGCCTGGTGAGTGGGTGCCTAACGTATACGGTGGTAGGGAGAACCTTGAAGCAATAGAGTTTATTAAGGAGTTTAACGAGGCTGTCCATAAGTACTACCCTGGTGTCCTGACGATAGCTGAGGAGTCTAGCGCGTGGCCTAAAGTGTCGAGACT
- a CDS encoding DMT family transporter, whose product MSLVLGYVAIVVASVMWSLSPALISRYKSVVRPIIFTGLRALVASLSVFLVLLYQNTDLGVQEPDALFLIVLSALVGPGLGDVCFTKSIKILGGFVAVVLSYTYIFVAQAIAVTFLNEFMKTSLVLGAVLAFTGVVLVAGSDSSHLRVERGGIAYAVLASISWGISTALIKVALRFTSEALLALLRLTTIFVVFLPLGLVVEGLPARGGFKQLLVVASVTAVLDWSLGMYLFIYSIGSIGVSATVVATALTPTLATVTTKFLAGERFSVKHFLGVLMTSVGILITAF is encoded by the coding sequence GTGAGTTTGGTGCTGGGTTACGTGGCCATAGTAGTTGCTTCAGTTATGTGGAGTCTGAGTCCCGCACTGATAAGTAGGTACAAGAGTGTGGTGAGGCCGATTATTTTTACGGGGCTTAGAGCGTTAGTCGCTTCATTATCCGTGTTTCTGGTCTTGCTTTACCAAAACACGGATTTGGGAGTTCAGGAGCCGGACGCGCTGTTTTTAATAGTTCTTTCAGCGTTAGTAGGGCCTGGCTTGGGTGACGTCTGCTTCACTAAGTCTATCAAGATTTTAGGAGGGTTTGTCGCTGTAGTATTAAGTTACACCTACATATTCGTGGCTCAAGCGATAGCCGTCACATTCTTGAACGAGTTTATGAAGACTTCCTTAGTTCTGGGTGCTGTACTGGCGTTTACTGGAGTAGTTCTTGTAGCAGGTAGCGACTCAAGCCATCTGAGAGTAGAGCGCGGGGGTATTGCTTACGCTGTACTAGCCTCAATTAGTTGGGGGATCTCAACAGCTTTAATTAAGGTGGCGCTGAGGTTTACTAGCGAGGCTCTCTTAGCTTTACTGAGGTTGACCACGATATTTGTGGTTTTTCTTCCTTTAGGGTTGGTTGTTGAGGGTTTGCCAGCTAGGGGCGGTTTCAAACAGTTGCTTGTTGTAGCTTCAGTGACAGCAGTTCTTGATTGGAGTTTAGGTATGTATCTCTTTATCTATTCTATAGGCTCTATAGGGGTTTCAGCTACTGTGGTAGCTACGGCGCTCACCCCAACGTTGGCGACAGTTACTACGAAGTTTCTGGCTGGTGAGAGGTTTTCAGTGAAACACTTTTTGGGAGTCTTAATGACTTCTGTGGGGATCTTGATCACTGCCTTTTAG
- a CDS encoding carboxypeptidase M32 produces MYFVNEAVKDLLRLYRRVWALSHAMSVMGWDLETYMPVEGVEERSVAHAELSLMTQELLLRREFLEALERASKQESLNDYERGVVRVLEREVRIARVLPPRLVEELARVTQEGRVAWKVAREKNDFEIFRPYLEKIVDLTREKANYLGFREHPYDALLDIYEEGMTTRDVETMFTYLEPRIRRVLDRVLSEGKYSVDHPLEKEKYLREEAEKLNLAVLETFGFPIGKRARLDVSAHPFTINMGLKDVRITTRYEGYDFKRTLFSVIHEFGHALYELQIDEELKYTPVGSGVSLGIHESQSRFWENVIGRSRAFVNAFIDLVRLVSPARDRDPEDIYVYFNTVKPSLIRVDADEVTYNLHIILRFKLEKLMITGEVKVAELPELWDHEMESLLGIKPKNYSEGVLQDIHWSMGSIGYFPTYTLGTLLSSQIAYYMDRDLGGLYAHVVNKDFQRIKDYLREKIHRWGSIYPPKELLLKSFGETYNPEYFVGYLESKFSN; encoded by the coding sequence ATGTATTTCGTGAACGAAGCTGTTAAAGACCTCTTAAGACTTTACAGGAGGGTTTGGGCTTTATCGCACGCGATGTCTGTCATGGGCTGGGATCTAGAGACTTACATGCCTGTTGAGGGTGTTGAAGAGAGGAGTGTTGCTCACGCAGAGTTGAGTCTCATGACTCAGGAGTTGCTACTTCGTAGGGAGTTTCTTGAGGCTCTCGAGAGAGCTTCTAAGCAGGAGTCGCTAAACGATTACGAGAGAGGCGTTGTTAGAGTTCTTGAGAGGGAAGTCAGGATTGCTAGGGTCTTGCCTCCAAGACTTGTTGAGGAGTTGGCTAGAGTAACTCAGGAAGGTCGGGTGGCTTGGAAAGTAGCTAGAGAAAAGAATGATTTCGAGATTTTCAGGCCTTACCTAGAGAAGATAGTTGACTTGACGAGAGAGAAAGCGAATTACCTGGGTTTTAGGGAACACCCTTACGACGCCTTGTTAGACATCTACGAGGAGGGGATGACTACTAGAGACGTAGAAACTATGTTCACATACTTAGAGCCCAGGATAAGGAGAGTATTAGATAGAGTGCTTAGTGAGGGTAAGTACTCAGTAGATCATCCCCTAGAGAAAGAGAAGTACTTAAGAGAAGAAGCTGAGAAACTTAACCTGGCGGTGCTTGAGACTTTCGGGTTTCCGATCGGTAAGAGAGCAAGGCTTGACGTGTCGGCTCACCCCTTCACTATAAACATGGGCTTGAAGGACGTCAGAATAACTACTAGATATGAGGGCTACGACTTCAAGAGGACGTTATTCAGCGTGATTCACGAGTTTGGCCACGCGCTTTACGAACTACAGATTGATGAAGAACTTAAGTATACTCCAGTAGGTAGTGGAGTCTCGCTCGGCATTCACGAGTCTCAGAGTAGGTTCTGGGAGAACGTGATAGGCAGGTCTAGAGCGTTCGTCAACGCATTCATAGACTTAGTCAGACTGGTGAGTCCCGCCAGGGATAGAGACCCTGAAGACATATACGTGTACTTCAATACTGTGAAGCCTTCTTTGATCCGCGTAGACGCTGATGAAGTCACTTACAACCTCCACATAATCCTCAGATTCAAGCTAGAGAAGCTGATGATCACGGGTGAGGTGAAGGTTGCTGAATTGCCTGAGTTGTGGGACCACGAGATGGAGAGCTTGCTGGGTATTAAGCCTAAGAACTACTCTGAGGGCGTTCTTCAAGACATACACTGGAGTATGGGCTCTATAGGTTACTTCCCCACCTACACGCTGGGAACATTGTTATCCTCTCAGATAGCTTACTATATGGACAGAGACTTAGGCGGGCTCTACGCTCACGTAGTCAACAAAGACTTTCAGAGAATTAAGGACTACTTGAGAGAGAAGATACATAGGTGGGGCTCGATTTACCCACCCAAAGAACTGCTACTCAAGTCTTTTGGCGAGACTTACAACCCGGAGTATTTCGTGGGTTACTTAGAGAGTAAATTCTCGAACTGA
- a CDS encoding dolichol kinase yields MNMGLHLETLTPTNAVAEATYATILFIYVLGVVYGTKYTYDLMIKKGFPHNVAVYFNRKLIHVLAGGVVALVVPFIFTSPTIPFALALVLALITWAPHKRGKLLTWFQVPDNAYEVNFCIAWGTILLVSWLIFNTPIYGLIPVLFMSFGDAATGVVRNLIYRRRTKSWWGNFAMFLVCLPIAYYFIGFWGIPVAALSSYIEHYEFNPIDDNILISATSFLSLLLLSYVGLISI; encoded by the coding sequence ATGAATATGGGACTACACTTGGAGACCTTAACGCCGACAAACGCTGTCGCGGAAGCTACGTACGCCACAATACTCTTCATTTACGTCTTGGGAGTAGTTTACGGAACTAAGTACACGTACGACTTAATGATTAAGAAGGGGTTCCCGCACAACGTAGCAGTATACTTCAATAGGAAGCTGATACACGTGTTAGCAGGAGGCGTTGTAGCGTTGGTAGTGCCTTTTATCTTCACATCACCTACCATACCCTTCGCGCTAGCACTAGTCCTAGCACTCATAACTTGGGCGCCCCACAAGAGAGGAAAACTCTTGACATGGTTTCAAGTACCAGACAACGCATACGAAGTCAACTTCTGCATAGCTTGGGGGACAATACTGCTAGTGTCGTGGCTCATTTTCAACACACCTATATACGGCTTAATACCTGTTCTCTTCATGTCATTCGGTGACGCGGCTACAGGAGTAGTCAGGAACTTAATATACAGAAGGAGAACTAAGTCATGGTGGGGCAACTTCGCAATGTTCTTAGTATGCCTGCCTATAGCATACTACTTCATAGGTTTCTGGGGAATCCCTGTAGCAGCACTATCTTCATACATAGAACACTACGAATTCAACCCAATAGACGACAACATACTGATTAGCGCCACATCTTTTTTATCGCTTCTGCTACTCTCGTATGTGGGGCTAATAAGCATCTAA
- a CDS encoding DUF3536 domain-containing protein: protein MSKYVVIHAHFYQPSREDPWLFDVPSEESAHPYHDWNERITEECYRPNASIPIVDQSGYVVDLISNYSWISFNVGPTLLRWLEEKAPDVYEAIVEADRVSRSRFSGHGSAIAQVYNHMIMPLASREDKYVAAYWGIEVFKEVFGRLPEGMWLPETAVDDESLDVLAELGIKFTVLAPHQARAVRGPDGRWVDVSSGRIDTRRPYIYRTSSGRSIVLFFYDARLSHGVAFGDLLSNGDVFAKNILKAFSNVDEVELVTIATDGETYGHHKKYGHLALAYALRALNERGLARVTNFGEFLEFNPPEWEVKIAEKTSWSCAHGVERWRSNCGCRVDVNRAWSQEWRRPLRDAVDWLASEVKKVYFKEANKVFTDPLGALLNYVLVVGKPEEVVDEYLKRFSKEPLTREIKSRALKLLEMMRHAYLMFSSDGWFFDDISNIESIQVVKHAARAIQLAKELSGVDLETNYLKFLEDAKSNVPDLRDGARIYELYVRSSITDFHDVCVLYSMLRLSPNHLGGPKRIFGYLIEDLGSESYASGNSRSSFGKARVTYLATLESFECVYYSYSINGRVLAGASAPAEKLDLRTVHDVLVRYVDSGELSELEKFLLERFSRFRNFSDLRRDFQLVIISDYFSNLLNRVHERVKEILSTNYSIVKYSILSKAPFLDYFKEFIKLYVTYELRELLSKQLLDPSNLSEILTMIKEFSVELPNLTGELDAGVSNQLRLLAKDLSNLDVLEKAEKCVLVLKDFADLINLRDFWRTRAAVCLLRRKYGSSLREAEEGGVRAGKVLPVLDELSEILGVKC, encoded by the coding sequence TTGAGTAAGTATGTAGTGATTCACGCGCATTTCTACCAGCCCTCAAGAGAAGACCCGTGGTTGTTTGACGTGCCTAGCGAAGAGAGTGCTCACCCATATCATGACTGGAACGAAAGAATTACGGAGGAGTGTTACAGACCTAACGCTTCAATCCCTATAGTTGACCAGAGCGGTTATGTGGTTGACTTAATCAGCAATTACTCGTGGATTAGCTTCAACGTAGGACCTACGCTGTTGAGGTGGCTTGAAGAGAAAGCTCCTGACGTCTACGAAGCTATTGTGGAGGCTGACCGAGTCAGTAGGAGTAGGTTCTCAGGTCATGGGTCCGCGATAGCTCAGGTCTATAACCACATGATAATGCCTCTTGCGAGTAGAGAGGATAAGTACGTGGCTGCTTACTGGGGTATTGAGGTGTTTAAAGAAGTTTTCGGTAGGTTGCCTGAAGGTATGTGGCTTCCTGAAACAGCAGTTGATGATGAGTCTCTTGACGTGTTAGCTGAGTTAGGTATTAAGTTTACTGTGTTAGCGCCGCATCAAGCACGCGCGGTTAGGGGCCCTGATGGTAGGTGGGTGGACGTGAGCAGTGGTAGGATAGATACTAGGCGACCCTACATCTACAGGACGTCTTCAGGCAGGAGTATTGTCTTGTTTTTCTATGACGCGAGGCTCTCACACGGCGTTGCCTTCGGTGATTTACTTAGTAATGGTGATGTGTTTGCTAAGAATATCCTCAAGGCTTTCAGCAATGTTGACGAGGTAGAGTTAGTGACTATAGCTACTGACGGAGAGACATACGGGCATCACAAGAAGTACGGTCACTTAGCTCTTGCTTACGCTTTGAGAGCTCTTAACGAGAGGGGTCTTGCCAGAGTAACTAACTTCGGAGAGTTTCTAGAGTTTAACCCGCCTGAGTGGGAAGTCAAGATAGCTGAGAAGACTTCCTGGAGTTGCGCTCACGGTGTTGAGAGGTGGAGGAGTAACTGTGGGTGTAGGGTAGACGTCAACAGGGCTTGGAGTCAGGAGTGGAGGAGACCTCTCAGAGACGCCGTAGACTGGCTAGCTAGTGAGGTTAAGAAGGTTTACTTCAAGGAGGCTAACAAGGTCTTTACAGACCCTTTAGGAGCCTTACTCAATTACGTGTTGGTCGTGGGAAAGCCTGAAGAGGTAGTTGATGAGTATCTGAAGAGATTTAGTAAAGAGCCTCTAACGAGGGAAATCAAGTCTAGGGCATTAAAGCTCTTAGAAATGATGAGGCACGCCTACCTAATGTTTTCTAGTGATGGCTGGTTTTTTGACGACATATCCAACATCGAGTCTATTCAGGTTGTGAAGCACGCTGCGAGAGCTATCCAGCTTGCTAAAGAACTGAGCGGCGTAGACCTAGAAACTAACTACTTGAAGTTCCTTGAAGACGCTAAGAGTAATGTACCGGACTTGAGAGACGGTGCAAGGATTTATGAGCTGTACGTGAGGAGCTCTATCACGGATTTTCATGACGTGTGTGTGCTGTACTCTATGCTGAGACTAAGCCCTAATCATTTAGGGGGTCCTAAGAGGATATTTGGTTACTTGATTGAAGATTTAGGTAGTGAGTCTTACGCTTCAGGCAATTCTAGGTCTTCTTTCGGTAAAGCTCGAGTCACTTACTTAGCGACTTTAGAGAGTTTTGAGTGTGTCTACTACTCATACTCAATAAACGGGCGCGTCTTGGCCGGGGCTTCAGCGCCTGCCGAGAAACTCGATTTGAGGACGGTGCATGACGTTTTAGTGAGGTACGTTGATTCCGGTGAGTTGAGCGAGTTAGAGAAGTTCTTGTTAGAGCGTTTCAGCAGATTCAGGAACTTTAGTGATTTACGCAGGGATTTCCAGCTCGTCATCATAAGCGATTACTTCAGCAACTTACTCAATAGAGTTCATGAGAGAGTTAAGGAGATATTAAGCACTAACTACTCGATAGTTAAGTATTCTATCCTTTCTAAGGCCCCCTTCCTAGACTACTTTAAGGAGTTTATCAAGCTTTACGTGACTTATGAGTTACGTGAGTTGCTCAGTAAGCAACTTCTAGACCCTTCTAACTTAAGCGAAATCCTCACGATGATTAAAGAATTTAGTGTGGAGTTGCCTAACCTAACGGGCGAGTTAGACGCTGGAGTTTCTAATCAATTGCGTCTGCTCGCTAAAGACTTGAGCAACTTAGATGTTTTGGAGAAGGCCGAGAAGTGTGTTTTAGTCTTGAAAGACTTCGCGGACCTCATAAACCTTAGAGATTTCTGGAGGACTAGGGCCGCAGTATGTTTGCTTAGGAGGAAATACGGGAGTAGCTTGAGGGAGGCTGAGGAGGGGGGAGTGAGAGCCGGTAAGGTCTTGCCAGTACTTGATGAGCTGAGCGAGATTCTGGGCGTCAAGTGTTGA
- a CDS encoding winged helix-turn-helix domain-containing protein: MRASLLNVLAKIEGEVRCHELSELVGLSRSTLRRYLRELLEEGLVIEVSKGTYMLTDKGKRVKESLKSVLTEVSEDKAYVVTDPSTGAPVPLRMKSLKHLYVVIKYGLAPEEVVREHLKRGYISEWVKNVLGNEELAKKLATEELSEVVKVLEELISLTE; this comes from the coding sequence GTGAGGGCGTCACTACTTAACGTTCTTGCCAAGATCGAGGGAGAGGTTAGGTGTCATGAGTTAAGTGAGTTGGTTGGTCTTAGTAGGAGTACTTTGAGGAGGTACTTGAGGGAGTTACTCGAGGAGGGGTTAGTAATTGAGGTGTCTAAAGGTACTTACATGCTGACTGATAAGGGTAAGAGAGTTAAGGAATCTCTCAAGAGTGTCTTGACGGAGGTTAGTGAAGATAAGGCTTATGTGGTGACAGACCCTAGTACTGGGGCTCCAGTCCCGCTCAGGATGAAGAGCTTGAAGCACTTGTACGTAGTCATTAAGTACGGTCTTGCGCCCGAGGAGGTAGTGAGAGAACATCTGAAGAGAGGGTATATTTCTGAGTGGGTCAAGAATGTTTTAGGTAATGAGGAGTTAGCTAAGAAGCTAGCTACCGAAGAATTAAGTGAAGTTGTTAAGGTTCTTGAGGAACTAATTAGCTTAACTGAGTAA